A region from the Plutella xylostella chromosome 6, ilPluXylo3.1, whole genome shotgun sequence genome encodes:
- the LOC125488612 gene encoding uncharacterized protein LOC125488612, with protein sequence MFVNGVQVISSRLENITLDISKMQPKPERPVVSKADVPKLHLTPSHLSSTRVHCSPEQTLSNPCLLKPQHEIPPTPPPQANTQPPEFFPKRFG encoded by the exons ATGTTTGTGAACGGTGTGCAAGTTATCAGTTCAAGGTTGGAAAACATTACTCTCGATATTTCAA AAATGCAGCCGAAGCCAGAACGCCCGGTGGTCTCGAAGGCTGACGTGCCCAAGCTGCACCTCACGCCCTCGCACCTGAGCAGCACCAGGGTACATTGCAGTCCAGAGCAGACCCTCAGCAACCCCTGTCTGCTGAAGCCCCAGCACGAGATCCCGCCCACCCCACCGCCTCAAGCCAACACACAACCCCCAGAATTCTTCCCCAAAAGATTCGGATAG